A genomic window from Tolypothrix sp. PCC 7910 includes:
- the rph gene encoding ribonuclease PH, producing MAWQRPDGRQPFQLRPINFDSGFTRYAPGSVLTKCGDTQVLCTVSVTEGVPKFLAGSGKGWLTAEYRMLPSATQQRQERELMKLSGRTQEIQRLIGRSLRAAIDFEVLGERTLTVDADVLQADAGTRTTAITGSFVALANAISRLLHQGVLTRSPLCGQIAAVSVGLLEGEGFLDLNYIEDVAATVDFNVVMNQDLGIIEVQGTAEEGSYTRSQLNQLLDLAETGIQELLIAQQEAITDWDAIFVGS from the coding sequence ATGGCTTGGCAGCGTCCAGATGGTCGGCAACCCTTCCAACTCCGTCCCATCAACTTTGACAGTGGCTTTACCCGTTATGCGCCTGGTTCTGTGCTGACAAAATGTGGTGATACTCAAGTACTTTGTACTGTTAGCGTTACCGAAGGAGTCCCAAAATTTTTAGCTGGAAGTGGCAAGGGATGGTTAACTGCTGAATATCGGATGCTACCAAGCGCCACCCAACAACGGCAAGAAAGAGAATTGATGAAATTATCTGGACGGACGCAAGAAATTCAACGCTTGATTGGGCGTAGCTTAAGGGCAGCAATAGATTTTGAAGTATTGGGCGAACGCACTTTAACTGTAGATGCTGATGTATTGCAAGCCGATGCGGGAACGAGAACAACCGCAATTACAGGTTCTTTTGTGGCGTTAGCTAACGCTATTTCCCGATTATTGCACCAGGGAGTCTTAACGCGATCGCCCCTGTGCGGACAAATAGCAGCCGTCTCGGTAGGTTTATTGGAAGGAGAGGGATTTTTAGATCTCAACTATATCGAAGACGTAGCCGCCACAGTAGATTTCAACGTGGTGATGAATCAAGATTTGGGAATCATTGAAGTGCAGGGAACAGCAGAAGAAGGAAGCTATACCCGCAGCCAGTTGAATCAGTTATTAGATTTAGCAGAAACAGGAATTCAAGAATTATTAATCGCCCAGCAAGAAGCGATTACAGATTGGGATGCGATATTTGTCGGGAGTTAG
- a CDS encoding P-loop NTPase family protein, translated as MVAQLDTPSVNSTLSVASPIAGLVQVFTSSYRNFFTNVMAQALRIAGQGTSVLVVQFLKGGIRQGYERPMQLGQNLDWIRCDLPRCIDTPQLDDTENEALQKLWQHTQQVVFEGKYSLVVLDELSLAINFGLIPEQEVLAFLAKRPSHIDIILTGPEMPKSLLDVADQITEIRRSHSP; from the coding sequence ATGGTTGCCCAGTTAGATACCCCAAGTGTCAATTCGACCCTCAGTGTAGCATCTCCCATTGCCGGGCTAGTACAAGTTTTTACTAGTAGTTATCGTAACTTTTTTACTAATGTTATGGCTCAAGCACTGAGAATTGCCGGTCAAGGTACTTCAGTGTTAGTCGTGCAATTTCTTAAAGGTGGTATTCGTCAAGGGTATGAGCGACCCATGCAATTGGGGCAAAATTTAGATTGGATTCGTTGCGATCTACCTCGTTGTATCGACACACCCCAACTAGATGATACGGAAAACGAGGCTTTACAAAAGCTGTGGCAACATACACAACAGGTAGTATTTGAGGGTAAGTATTCTCTCGTTGTCTTAGATGAGCTAAGTTTAGCGATTAACTTTGGTTTAATTCCAGAACAAGAAGTTTTAGCGTTTTTAGCAAAACGTCCTTCCCATATTGATATCATCCTCACCGGGCCAGAAATGCCAAAATCTCTGTTAGATGTAGCCGATCAAATTACAGAGATCCGCCGTAGCCATAGCCCTTAG
- a CDS encoding deoxycytidine deaminase produces MLSDTDIRNQIENRKNNSTKGIYINPFEEKYLTPVGYDLRVGVKGFSWQSKREIDIEQEKKIEIKPNDTVIIETLESISLSKEIGANIHAMVSKSVIYGLSHISTTIDPGWTGKLLISIHNFRDSSVELRFRDSFCTVCFYKVESESTAILGRPIDRDDIWERLLEIAKEEKDRQAREIQLKKEKEKTEDRIRITLIVLFILLTSFIGLQVSFKDAALGASLAAFLAVVSPSIINLLKPK; encoded by the coding sequence ATGCTTAGTGATACAGATATTAGAAATCAAATAGAAAATAGGAAAAACAACTCTACAAAAGGTATATATATAAATCCTTTTGAAGAAAAATATTTAACTCCAGTTGGTTATGATTTGAGAGTAGGAGTTAAAGGATTTTCTTGGCAAAGTAAGCGCGAAATTGACATAGAGCAAGAAAAAAAGATTGAAATTAAACCTAATGATACAGTCATAATTGAGACTTTGGAATCTATTAGTCTTTCTAAAGAAATAGGAGCTAATATACATGCAATGGTTTCAAAGTCCGTAATTTATGGCTTATCTCATATTTCTACTACTATTGATCCAGGATGGACAGGCAAACTATTAATATCAATTCATAATTTCCGTGATAGTTCTGTAGAACTTAGATTTAGAGATTCTTTCTGTACAGTCTGCTTTTATAAAGTTGAATCTGAATCAACAGCAATTTTGGGGAGACCCATTGACAGGGATGATATATGGGAGCGGCTTCTAGAAATTGCTAAGGAAGAAAAAGATAGACAAGCTAGAGAGATACAACTTAAAAAAGAAAAAGAGAAGACAGAAGACAGAATTAGGATTACTTTGATTGTACTTTTTATCTTGTTAACTTCGTTTATTGGTCTTCAAGTCTCGTTCAAAGATGCTGCTTTAGGTGCATCTCTGGCTGCTTTTTTAGCTGTAGTCAGTCCTAGTATAATCAATCTGTTAAAACCTAAATAA
- a CDS encoding dCMP deaminase family protein has product MAFDEQRPTWDEYFLMLAKLAATRSTCLAFPVGAVIVKNKQVVATGYNGSPSGSAHCTAQGYCYPGLSSCDASKTLPSRAVHAEANAISQAARHGISTEGASIYVTLEPCLSCLKLIISAGIKEVFYETSFNSGEKALVRDSFINEGLVNLKPVKLSEATANRAASLIQFSTSVPSFDIVSNS; this is encoded by the coding sequence ATGGCTTTTGATGAGCAAAGACCAACATGGGATGAATACTTTTTGATGTTGGCTAAATTAGCAGCTACTCGCTCCACTTGTTTGGCTTTTCCAGTAGGTGCTGTGATTGTCAAAAATAAGCAGGTAGTAGCAACAGGTTACAATGGCTCACCATCAGGTTCTGCTCACTGTACTGCTCAAGGATATTGTTATCCAGGGTTAAGTAGTTGTGATGCTAGTAAAACATTGCCATCAAGGGCCGTTCATGCGGAAGCTAACGCGATCTCACAAGCAGCAAGACATGGTATCTCTACAGAAGGTGCAAGCATTTATGTCACTCTAGAACCCTGTTTATCTTGTTTAAAGTTAATCATCTCCGCAGGAATTAAAGAAGTTTTTTATGAAACTTCTTTTAACAGTGGAGAAAAAGCTTTAGTCAGAGATTCATTTATTAATGAAGGCTTAGTAAACTTAAAGCCAGTTAAGCTTTCTGAGGCTACAGCTAACAGAGCCGCATCGCTTATACAATTTTCTACATCAGTTCCCAGTTTTGATATAGTAAGTAATTCTTAA
- a CDS encoding M50 family metallopeptidase, translating to MRESGKNFENLLPQETPKEVERMGLTWLIAAAIATVALWQVPAGDYILYPFTILATWFHEMAHGLMALILGGQFDKLQIFGNGSGVATYRIARSLGPIGPALVAAAGPMGPPIAGAVLILASRSFKAASLSLKILGGFLLLSTLVWVRSLFGFVAIPLLGLIILGIAFKAPRWVQGFAIQFLGVQACISTYHQLNYLFSYSAGPLGLSDTAQVERYLFLPYWFWGALMAIASLVILARSLQVAYR from the coding sequence ATGCGGGAATCAGGAAAAAATTTTGAAAACTTGCTCCCCCAAGAAACGCCTAAAGAAGTAGAACGAATGGGGCTCACCTGGCTTATTGCAGCTGCGATCGCCACTGTTGCGTTGTGGCAAGTGCCAGCAGGCGATTATATTTTATACCCCTTTACTATCCTGGCTACTTGGTTTCATGAAATGGCTCACGGCTTAATGGCGCTGATTTTAGGGGGACAGTTTGATAAATTACAGATTTTTGGCAATGGTTCGGGTGTAGCAACTTACCGCATTGCTAGATCGTTAGGGCCAATTGGGCCAGCATTAGTTGCCGCCGCCGGGCCAATGGGGCCGCCAATTGCTGGTGCAGTTTTAATTTTGGCTTCCCGCAGTTTTAAAGCTGCTTCCCTGAGTTTGAAAATATTAGGCGGCTTTTTGCTGCTGTCTACATTAGTGTGGGTACGTTCTTTATTTGGATTTGTGGCAATTCCCTTGCTGGGTTTAATTATCTTAGGTATTGCCTTCAAAGCACCGCGCTGGGTACAAGGTTTTGCAATTCAATTCTTAGGCGTACAAGCTTGTATTAGTACATACCATCAACTGAATTATCTATTTAGCTATAGTGCAGGCCCGCTGGGACTTTCAGATACAGCACAGGTAGAAAGGTATTTGTTTTTACCTTATTGGTTCTGGGGTGCATTAATGGCGATCGCATCTTTGGTGATTTTAGCCCGTAGTCTCCAAGTTGCTTATCGTTAA
- a CDS encoding XRE family transcriptional regulator, translating to MKIPKTRVYISGALTGIDKLTEIRAFYESIGSICEEVEFQAYVPHLNTDPILHAQITPQEVFEIDKNHVIQADLVIAYIGYPSLGVGMELAYAEMKAIPIILLYEIGKEISRFPRGIPTVFSEIKFSDYEDALTQIKAVIEQWKCRQ from the coding sequence ATGAAGATACCAAAGACGCGCGTATACATATCTGGCGCGTTGACTGGAATTGATAAGTTAACAGAAATTAGAGCCTTCTATGAAAGTATTGGCTCCATTTGTGAAGAAGTAGAATTTCAGGCTTATGTCCCTCATTTAAACACTGATCCTATTCTCCATGCACAGATCACTCCCCAAGAAGTTTTTGAAATTGACAAGAATCATGTAATCCAAGCTGATTTAGTTATTGCCTATATTGGCTATCCTTCACTAGGAGTAGGTATGGAACTAGCTTATGCAGAAATGAAAGCTATTCCGATTATTCTCTTATACGAAATAGGCAAGGAAATATCAAGATTTCCTCGCGGTATTCCTACTGTCTTTTCTGAAATTAAATTTAGTGACTATGAGGATGCATTGACTCAAATAAAGGCTGTTATAGAGCAGTGGAAATGCCGGCAATAA
- the pgl gene encoding 6-phosphogluconolactonase, producing MNKKVEVLPDQSALVGRALELILSKIDTAIKERGRFTIALSGGSTPKPLYEAIAQQKLPWDKIHVFWGDERYVPPDHPDSNELMARRTWLDRVKMPVANIHAIPTLEADPAVAAVKYDKHLHNFFNTAPGEFPALDVVLLGMGDDAHTASLFPHTEALKVRDRLITVGNKDSSIRITFTYPFINAARSVMFVVAGANKRPALAQVFAPAADEFTYPSRLIQPQGELWWLLDAAAGAELQT from the coding sequence ATGAACAAAAAGGTCGAAGTTCTACCAGATCAGTCGGCGCTAGTTGGACGGGCGCTAGAGTTGATTCTGTCTAAGATAGATACTGCTATTAAAGAGCGGGGGCGGTTTACCATTGCCTTGTCTGGTGGCAGTACACCTAAGCCATTGTATGAGGCGATCGCTCAGCAAAAACTGCCTTGGGATAAAATTCATGTGTTCTGGGGTGATGAACGTTATGTACCACCAGATCATCCCGATAGTAACGAGTTGATGGCGCGTCGTACGTGGCTAGACCGCGTTAAGATGCCAGTGGCTAACATTCACGCCATCCCTACCTTGGAAGCTGATCCCGCAGTTGCAGCAGTGAAGTACGACAAGCATTTGCACAACTTTTTTAATACTGCACCTGGAGAGTTTCCTGCTTTAGATGTAGTCTTACTAGGAATGGGTGATGATGCACACACTGCATCTTTGTTTCCCCACACAGAAGCGTTAAAAGTACGCGATCGCTTAATTACTGTGGGTAATAAAGATAGCAGTATCCGCATTACTTTTACTTACCCATTTATCAATGCGGCTCGCAGCGTTATGTTTGTAGTTGCAGGTGCTAATAAACGACCAGCATTAGCTCAAGTATTTGCACCCGCAGCTGATGAGTTTACTTACCCCTCGCGTCTCATTCAGCCCCAAGGTGAGCTTTGGTGGTTGCTAGATGCGGCAGCGGGTGCGGAACTCCAAACCTAA
- a CDS encoding thymidylate synthase, with protein MTGISQQTKFQYKPLHKPNQLIYGQGQTAVITGWTVKASVAKHLQPQDYAVIGQLYSPTRGINLLIRNLLFNPHVRYLVVLNATKEDRNAGAGECLLDFFRRGFKEGVCDTGLKCWVIDSDIPGYIDLEVEASALEHLRKSLQCSEAKSISEAIDLVKYYAQQEIDEAWGSPLEYPMSTIEPTILPGPRYGHRIEGKTIAETWVKIIHRIKTTGTIRPTGYDGKWQELIDLMAVVTDEPENFYFPEPNYLPIDRSFIKEYISQILDDAPYREGLKYTYGQRLRSWFGRDQIEQVVHKLIGEIDAASAVMNLWDVKDHDKGGSPCLNHIWLRVVDNELSLTATLRSNDMFAAWPANAMGLRALQKHIRDEIAKRSEYNLRMGPLMTISQSAHIYDDTWSNAEQLIQQQYAAICRKIDYYDPAGNFLIEILEDKIVVTQTTPGSGEIVGCYSGKDALKLVREICAASPYIRPDHAAYLGMELQKAAECLKTGNKYIQDSK; from the coding sequence ATGACAGGAATAAGCCAGCAGACCAAATTTCAATACAAGCCATTACACAAGCCTAACCAGCTAATTTATGGTCAAGGTCAGACGGCAGTGATTACAGGATGGACTGTAAAGGCTAGCGTAGCTAAACACCTGCAACCGCAGGATTATGCTGTAATTGGGCAACTGTACTCGCCCACACGGGGAATAAATTTACTGATTCGCAATCTGCTTTTTAATCCTCACGTCCGTTACTTAGTTGTCCTGAATGCCACAAAGGAAGATCGAAATGCAGGTGCTGGAGAGTGCTTGCTGGACTTTTTTCGTCGTGGCTTTAAAGAAGGTGTTTGTGACACTGGTTTAAAATGCTGGGTTATTGATTCAGATATTCCTGGCTATATTGATCTAGAAGTTGAAGCCAGTGCACTGGAACATCTGCGAAAGTCACTACAGTGTAGTGAAGCAAAATCCATATCTGAAGCTATTGATTTAGTGAAATATTATGCTCAACAGGAAATAGATGAGGCATGGGGTTCGCCGTTAGAATATCCTATGTCTACCATTGAGCCAACTATTTTACCTGGCCCACGTTATGGACACCGAATCGAAGGTAAAACGATAGCTGAAACTTGGGTAAAAATTATTCATCGCATTAAAACAACTGGAACAATTAGACCCACTGGCTATGATGGTAAATGGCAAGAATTAATTGATTTGATGGCAGTTGTTACTGATGAGCCAGAAAATTTTTATTTTCCTGAACCAAATTATTTACCAATTGATCGCAGTTTTATAAAAGAATATATTTCTCAAATTTTAGACGATGCACCTTATAGGGAAGGGTTAAAATATACCTATGGTCAACGTTTACGTTCCTGGTTTGGGCGTGACCAAATTGAGCAAGTGGTTCACAAATTAATTGGAGAAATTGATGCTGCAAGTGCAGTGATGAATTTATGGGATGTCAAAGATCATGATAAAGGTGGTAGCCCTTGCTTGAATCACATTTGGTTACGAGTTGTTGATAATGAATTGTCACTAACAGCGACTCTCAGAAGTAATGATATGTTTGCTGCATGGCCTGCAAATGCAATGGGCTTAAGAGCTTTGCAAAAACATATTAGAGATGAGATTGCCAAACGTTCTGAATATAACTTAAGAATGGGCCCACTAATGACTATCAGTCAGTCGGCTCATATATATGATGATACGTGGAGTAATGCCGAACAGTTAATTCAACAACAATATGCTGCAATCTGTAGAAAAATAGATTACTACGATCCAGCAGGAAATTTCTTAATTGAAATTTTAGAAGACAAGATTGTTGTTACCCAGACAACCCCTGGTAGTGGAGAGATTGTAGGCTGTTATTCTGGTAAAGATGCATTGAAATTAGTTAGAGAAATTTGTGCAGCTTCGCCTTACATCCGTCCAGATCATGCTGCATATTTAGGTATGGAATTACAAAAGGCTGCTGAGTGTTTGAAAACTGGCAATAAATACATTCAGGATAGTAAATAA
- a CDS encoding ribosomal protein L7/L12, with amino-acid sequence MTSPPAEITVECPQCGQYYDAWYRPSINFMLEDFDDEYIERVSTSTCPHCGCKASLGVLIVSKTGDFNFQLPQANFRRKDEEAMCSIKIESFDSSKRLNVMKVLREITGLNLMEVKSLLDNIPEILMRDIEQRKAELFKRDLEAAGAEISLKCF; translated from the coding sequence ATGACAAGTCCACCAGCAGAAATTACTGTAGAGTGCCCACAGTGTGGTCAATACTACGATGCATGGTACAGACCATCAATTAATTTTATGCTAGAGGATTTTGATGATGAATATATTGAACGAGTATCTACTAGTACTTGTCCCCATTGTGGTTGTAAAGCTTCGCTGGGGGTGTTGATTGTCAGTAAAACAGGAGACTTTAACTTTCAACTACCGCAGGCAAATTTTAGGCGCAAGGATGAGGAGGCTATGTGTAGTATTAAGATTGAAAGTTTTGACTCCTCAAAGCGCCTAAATGTAATGAAAGTTTTACGAGAAATTACTGGTTTAAATTTGATGGAAGTGAAGAGCTTACTTGATAATATTCCTGAAATTCTTATGAGGGATATAGAACAAAGAAAGGCAGAGTTATTCAAGAGAGATTTAGAAGCTGCTGGTGCAGAAATATCTCTCAAATGTTTTTAG
- a CDS encoding FHA domain-containing protein: MIVCPNCNHPNPDGAVQCEACYTPLPATNNCPSCGATVQADAAFCGQCGFNLRANAAVPPTAVAPTVAPDVPLEVPPLVTPDPLVELIQPDPLAIANPPAASTLPPTAVAVPPEVPPIEPPPVAIEITPAQPVVSGQGIPTPPPEPEPVAAIPEPEPVAAAPEPEPVLDPPAPEPVAAAPAPAVSPARTQLQQVTASLFHVQSNMNIELPQTLSVIHIGKPNDRIPPDVDVSGFPNSEIVSRIHADIRVEGDAHYIEDVGSSNGTYINNLPLLPGNRHRLRPGDRISLGKGDMVTFLFQLA; this comes from the coding sequence ATGATCGTCTGCCCTAATTGCAATCATCCCAATCCAGACGGCGCTGTCCAGTGTGAAGCATGTTATACGCCGTTACCAGCGACTAACAACTGTCCCAGCTGTGGGGCAACTGTGCAGGCAGATGCCGCTTTCTGTGGTCAGTGTGGTTTTAATCTGCGCGCTAATGCCGCAGTGCCCCCAACAGCGGTAGCACCTACAGTCGCTCCCGATGTTCCTTTAGAAGTACCACCGTTGGTTACTCCTGATCCACTTGTAGAACTGATACAGCCTGATCCCTTAGCAATTGCTAATCCTCCTGCAGCTTCAACTTTACCGCCAACAGCGGTGGCAGTTCCCCCGGAAGTACCACCAATAGAACCGCCACCTGTAGCAATAGAAATTACTCCTGCACAACCTGTTGTTTCTGGGCAAGGTATTCCAACTCCACCACCTGAGCCAGAGCCAGTTGCTGCTATACCAGAACCAGAACCAGTAGCAGCCGCGCCAGAACCAGAACCAGTGCTAGATCCACCTGCACCGGAACCAGTAGCAGCCGCGCCTGCACCCGCCGTTAGTCCTGCAAGAACGCAATTACAACAGGTAACGGCAAGTTTATTCCATGTTCAAAGCAACATGAATATTGAATTACCACAAACTTTGTCTGTAATTCATATCGGCAAGCCTAATGATCGTATTCCCCCAGATGTGGATGTTTCTGGGTTTCCCAATTCAGAAATTGTCTCGCGAATTCATGCAGATATTCGCGTTGAGGGAGATGCTCATTATATAGAAGATGTGGGTAGCTCTAATGGCACCTACATCAACAATTTGCCACTATTACCGGGGAATAGACACCGCCTTCGCCCAGGCGATCGCATCAGTTTGGGTAAAGGCGATATGGTAACATTCCTCTTCCAACTCGCTTAG
- a CDS encoding XisI protein, translated as MDKLTFYRQCIQELLTEYSKVPPINEDIEAQRIFDTENEHYQILNVGWDKHRRIYNCVMHLDIKNGKIWIQRNQTDKLLADELVAMGVPKQDIILGLQPVYAREYTGYGIA; from the coding sequence ATGGATAAATTAACATTTTATCGTCAATGTATTCAAGAACTATTAACCGAATACAGCAAAGTACCGCCAATCAATGAAGATATTGAAGCACAAAGAATTTTTGATACGGAAAACGAACATTATCAAATTCTGAATGTAGGGTGGGATAAACATCGCCGCATCTACAATTGTGTAATGCATTTAGATATTAAAAATGGCAAAATCTGGATTCAGCGTAACCAGACTGATAAATTACTCGCTGATGAATTAGTAGCAATGGGTGTACCCAAGCAGGATATTATATTGGGCTTGCAGCCTGTTTATGCAAGAGAATATACAGGTTATGGTATTGCTTGA
- a CDS encoding nucleoside monophosphate kinase, which yields MRLVILGGSGSGKSTQAQSLCRHFEIPKISTGEILREAMSGDKSLALREDASRLYVNANLGDLGQYAQPFVEKGELVPDEMMIDLIRMQLTQVNIPSGWLLEGYPRTAFQAEELDFLLEYLGQKLDWAIYLQVPEATMVNRCLGRSLPDEQPEIVQRRIELFYDRTIPILEYYDRRRRLLTINGDQLPEAVHQSILNLLAVS from the coding sequence GTGAGATTAGTGATTCTGGGAGGTTCAGGATCGGGGAAAAGCACTCAAGCACAAAGCCTTTGTAGACACTTTGAGATCCCAAAGATTTCTACAGGTGAAATTTTACGAGAAGCAATGTCTGGTGACAAGTCACTAGCCTTACGGGAAGACGCTTCGCGGCTGTACGTTAACGCTAATTTAGGCGATTTGGGACAATACGCACAGCCATTCGTAGAAAAAGGAGAGCTAGTCCCAGATGAAATGATGATTGACTTGATTCGGATGCAGCTAACACAGGTTAATATCCCCTCTGGTTGGCTATTGGAAGGCTATCCGCGTACAGCTTTCCAAGCAGAGGAATTAGATTTTTTATTGGAATATTTAGGACAAAAATTAGATTGGGCAATTTATTTACAAGTACCAGAAGCGACGATGGTGAATCGCTGTTTGGGGCGATCGCTTCCAGATGAGCAGCCGGAAATCGTACAGCGCCGCATAGAGTTATTTTACGATCGCACTATCCCTATTTTGGAATATTATGACCGTCGTCGCCGTTTATTGACGATTAATGGTGACCAGCTACCAGAAGCGGTACATCAAAGTATTCTTAACCTGCTTGCCGTTTCTTAA
- a CDS encoding chlorophyll a/b-binding protein produces the protein MRTNASIVDDQGLMNNFAIEPKVYVDEQGDRTGFTTYAELLNGRLAMIGFVSLIALEVVTGHGIFGLLANL, from the coding sequence ATGCGTACAAATGCTTCTATCGTTGACGACCAGGGTTTAATGAATAACTTTGCGATCGAGCCTAAAGTATATGTAGATGAGCAAGGCGATCGCACTGGATTTACAACCTATGCAGAACTCCTCAATGGTCGTTTAGCAATGATTGGTTTCGTTTCCCTCATTGCATTAGAAGTTGTCACAGGACATGGTATTTTTGGTTTGTTAGCAAATCTGTAA
- a CDS encoding OFA family MFS transporter produces the protein MNNFDDVKLFGLPAEKGRWLLIPLGIIVLLCLGTAYSWSIFRNTIEKSLEVGATESLLPFTILLVVFSILMPITGFYIEKIGPRLITAVGAIVMGIGYATSGLVNNIPLLTITYGIIAGAGVGIVYGVPIAVNAKWFPDKKGLAVGTTVIGFGLSPLVTAPLAKNLIAANGDKGWQPTLIIFGIAFTLIILAIAPVMKYPPREWQPAGWTPPVKLSESESKISTPLLKSLRFYGLWLCFTIGTFAGLAAIGIASPVGTEIIGLDKNTAASAVSLFAVFNGLGRPLFGWLADKYKPKNAAIISYVLIIIASIMMLSTTKGAIATYLVAFSLIYLALGGWLAIGPTSTLILFRSQDYAKNYGVVFTAFGMGALLGTLIVGNIRDIFGNYLPFFNVTIGLSIIGIILAVFLLKRKD, from the coding sequence ATGAACAACTTTGATGACGTAAAACTATTTGGCTTACCTGCCGAAAAAGGACGATGGCTACTAATTCCCTTGGGTATAATTGTCCTACTTTGTTTAGGTACTGCTTATTCTTGGAGTATTTTTCGTAATACGATTGAAAAATCTCTCGAAGTAGGAGCAACAGAAAGCTTACTACCGTTCACAATTTTATTGGTAGTCTTTTCAATTTTGATGCCCATTACTGGGTTTTATATTGAAAAAATTGGCCCGCGCCTAATAACTGCGGTTGGGGCAATTGTGATGGGGATTGGTTACGCCACTTCGGGTTTGGTAAATAATATCCCTTTGTTAACTATTACTTACGGTATTATTGCTGGTGCTGGTGTAGGCATTGTTTACGGTGTACCAATTGCCGTTAATGCTAAATGGTTCCCCGATAAAAAGGGTTTAGCTGTGGGTACAACGGTGATTGGCTTTGGTTTATCACCCCTTGTAACTGCGCCTTTAGCTAAGAATTTAATTGCTGCTAATGGTGATAAGGGTTGGCAACCAACATTAATCATTTTTGGTATCGCTTTTACCCTGATAATTTTAGCGATCGCCCCTGTGATGAAATATCCGCCTAGAGAATGGCAACCTGCAGGGTGGACACCGCCTGTTAAACTGAGTGAATCTGAAAGCAAGATTAGTACACCTTTATTAAAATCCCTGCGCTTTTACGGCTTGTGGTTATGCTTTACCATTGGTACTTTTGCCGGGTTAGCTGCTATTGGGATTGCTAGTCCAGTGGGTACAGAAATTATTGGTTTGGATAAAAATACAGCTGCTAGTGCGGTGTCTTTATTTGCAGTGTTTAATGGTTTAGGCAGACCGTTATTTGGTTGGCTTGCCGATAAATATAAACCGAAAAATGCAGCAATTATTTCATATGTATTGATTATTATTGCCTCAATTATGATGCTCAGTACAACTAAGGGAGCGATCGCAACTTACCTAGTGGCTTTTAGTTTGATTTATCTCGCTCTTGGTGGTTGGTTAGCTATTGGGCCGACATCTACTTTAATTCTTTTTCGGAGCCAAGATTATGCCAAAAACTACGGCGTAGTTTTTACTGCCTTTGGCATGGGTGCATTGCTAGGAACTTTAATTGTTGGTAATATCCGCGATATTTTTGGTAATTATTTACCGTTCTTTAATGTCACGATAGGACTATCAATTATAGGGATTATCCTAGCTGTATTTTTGTTGAAACGCAAAGATTAA